The Punica granatum isolate Tunisia-2019 chromosome 4, ASM765513v2, whole genome shotgun sequence sequence GGTGATTTCTCTCTGTTCTTCCCTTGCTTTGGCTCTGAAGGTGATGGAAACAAGAACCAGTCGGTGAAATTGAGAGGTAAGCTCTCGCCTGCTGTAGGCCTGCTGTCTAGGCTTAGGGTCTTGTCTCTTGGGTTCAATGGTTTTAGTGGCATGCTGCCTCAGGAACTCGGAAAACTTCGGCCTTTGGAAGTTCTTGATTTGGGGTTCAATGAGTTTACCGGACCCATACCCGTCTCTCTCCAAAACTGCACTGCCCTAGAAGTTATTAATCTCTCTGGTAATCTGCTCAATGGGACGATTCCCTCATTTTTTGCTGCGTTCTCTAGTGCCAAGTTGATCTCCCTGTCGTTTAACATGTTCACCGGCCCCATTCCGCTTGCGTTAGGTGGCACTAATTGTCTATCGCTTGAGCATCTTCATCTGCCGGGCAACTTGCTCTCGGGTCCGATCCCCCCAAGCCTTGGGAGCTGCAGCGCGCTGCGGTCTCTGATACTGTCCTCAAACATGTTACAGGGCAGTATCCCTTTGGCTCTAGGGAGCCTCGGGATGCTCGAAGTTCTCGACCTGGCGAGAAACTTCTTGAGCGGGGCAATACCAGCAGAATTGGGCAGTTGCAAGCAGCTCAAGCTGCTAGTTCTCAAGAACAACTATGGCCCTCTATTATCCAATTCAGCTCTAGGAAGGCAAGATGGagaggaggatgaggatgatttcaatttttttgaggTGGAATTACCTGATGCTGTTGTGAAGCTTCCTGAACTTCGTATACTTTGGGCACCCAACTCAAACCTCGAGGGAAGTTTAAACCCGAAATGGGAATCTCATTGTAAGATGGAGATGCTGAATCTAGGGCAGAATTATTTCACCGGAGAGtttcccgagtccatttccagcTGTAAAAGCCTGTACTTTCTTGATCTAAGCTCCAACAACTTCAGCGGGTTGCTTCACGGGAATATTTCTGTTCCCTGCATGGCGGTCTTTAATATTAGCAGGAACTTTTTGTCAGGAGGTATTCCAGAATTCACTTATGGTAACTGCTCTGAGAAGTTGGCAGACTTGGGGAAGCGGGACTCTGATGTGTTCAGTTTCTATGCTTCTTTCTTCTATAGGAATGCTCTCACAAGCATTGCGTCATACTTGTCACGTGCTGAAGGAGTAACGGTTTTGCATGATTTTAGCAACAATTTGTTCATTGGGCCTATCCCTCCTTTAATGATTGCTCCGGGGAGTTTATCAGCTTGGCCTTTCTATGGATTCTGGGTGCAAGGAAACAATCTAACTGGGAATCTCTCATCGTATTCTTTCGCCGCGTGCCCTAATTTGGAAGGACTGGTCTTCAACATTGGTAACAACAAAATAACCGGCGAAATTCCTTTAGTTATGGGCAGCGCTTGTCGGAGCATGAAGCTTCTAAACATGGCAGGCAATGGTATGACAGGTTCATTTCCTCAGACGTTTGTCCATTTGGAGGGACTAATGAATCTTAACCTTAGCCGGAACAAGTTGCAGGGTCAGGTACCTTCTTACATTGGGCAGATTGAGAATTTGAGAAGCCTCTCTCTTTCAGCTGGTAACTTCACTGGCACGATTCCTCGGGAATTATCTCAATTGACTTCTTTGGAGGTTTTGGAACTGTCCTGGAACAAATTTTCTGGGGAAATTCCGCCTGATCTTGCAAAACTCGAGCATCTCACTGTTTTGAGGTTAGACCACAACAACCTGTCAGGTCAAATACCTGCTGGGTTCGGTAAAATGACTTCCCTCTCAGTGTTTAATGTCTCTTACAACCATCTATCAGGTCCCATACCCTTGAACCCGAGCTTGGCAAAATGCGAGAACGTGCAAGGAAACCCTAAGCTTCCTCCATGTCATCCCAACTCCTCATTACCCTGGGAGTGGGACCAGCGGCAGAATACTGGCAACGTTTCTGAACAGGCCAACAATTCTCCAACTGAAAGCACAGAGGATAGCAAAAGTGACAACAACAGCTTCAGTCGTATAGAGATTGCTGCCATAACATCAGCCTCGATTATCTTTGCAATTCTGATATTGTTGATCCTTTTATTATTCTGCATGAAGAGGTTCGGCAGCAAGGCTGTCTACGGTCAGGGCCCAGAGCGTAAAGAAGTTGTTACTTGCAATGGTATCGGAATCGAGTTGACCTACGAGAATGTTGTCCGGGCCACGGGTGGTTTCAATATTCAAAATTGCATAGGGAGTGGAGGGTTTGGGGCCACATACAAGGCTGAGATTGCGCCTAGGGTTGTGGTGGCTGTGAAGAGGCTCTCAGTGGGAAGGTTCCAGGGTGTCCAGCAATTCTCAGCAGAGATACGAACCCTTGGACGGGTCCAGCACCCTAACCTCGTGACTCTAATAGGGTACCATGTCAGCGAGTCAGAGATGTTCCTTATTTACAATTACTTGCCAGGTGGCAATCTTGAGAAATTCATCCAGGATCGACCACGGAGGACCGTGGGTTGGGGCATGCTCCACAAGATCGCCCTTGACATTGCAAAGGCCCTTGCTTACCTACATGACGAGTGCGTTCCTAGGGTCCTGCACAGGGACATCAAACCCAGCAACATCTTATTGGACAATGACTTCAACGCCTACCTCTCCGACTTTGGCCTTGCCCGTCTGCTGGGCACTTCTGAGACCCACGCCACCACCGATGTGGCAGGCACCTTTGGATACGTTGCCCCTGAGTACGCGATGACATGTCGGGTGTCGGACAAGGCAGACGTGTACAGCTATGGGGTTGTCCTCCTAGAGCTCATATCGGATAAGAAGGCCCTGGATCCTTCTTTCTCCTCTTATGGTAATGGGTTTAACATTGTGGCTTGGGCAAGCATGCTTCTTCGTCAGGGCCAGGCGAGTGAGTTTTTTGCTGCAGGGCTCTGGGAAAGTGGACCCCATGATGACCTCATCGAGGTCCTTCACCTAGGTATCAAGTGTACTGGTGAGTCTCTCTCTGCAAGGCCTTCAATGAGGCAGGTCGCGCAGAGGTTGAAGCGGATTCAGCCGTCTCCGACTTAGCTGAGGATTCTGTGGAAAGTACAGGTTTTTCTGCATAAAGTTGTTGACAGTGTTTCTAGAGGAAGAGGTGTGACTAataattggttataattgttagaagGTGACAGTGTTTCTAGAGGGAGAGTTGTGACTGATAATTGGTTATCATTGTTAGAAGGTTACAGAAGCAAAGAAATATGAATAGTTGATGTCAATAGAAAGGAGTTTTGGATTGCCCTTATGTAATTTCTGCCGACATTTCTTCATAATGCTTTTGCACATCTAACTTTACACCCGGCTTTTCTGCTTGGAATTTTTCCCAGTATCTTAAAACTGATAGGGCCATAATTGTCTCAAGAAACCGGTCTTTTCTATCGGTGTGTATTGGGATGTGAATCCACTGAATGGGACCATCCAAAGTAACTCGTGGTAATTTTATAATTCTGGCTATATAAGTCAATTCAAATTTGCACTACTACCTTTCAAGTCAAGTACAAGGATAATTAGAGTGAAGATACTTCCAGTTTGATCATacagcctttttttttttctcagaaTTTTTTGTTCTCTAGGTATGCAAGTTACCTATGTTGCAAGTTGTTTTCCCATTTTGGTGGATATTCTTGGTGAGTACGGGATTAAGATCATTCAGtaagttttccttttttgtacAGATTTACTTGATGAATGCTGTGGTTTGAATTATTTTCGACTTTAATGTCACAACTGGATGAGTTTAGAAAGATGATTTGGCAAGTTTCTTGGCTGATACATTACCATTGTAGAATAAGAATCCTGATCTGGATTCTTGATTGCAAAAACTAGGATGATAGGCAATTAAATCGGGAACTTCTTGAATTCCAGTAATTTGAGAATACATTGAAAACCTCAGCCCTTATTGCTTTGAGCTGGCTGCGAATGCTGCATTGCTATATGATACAGCTGTTTTCCCGGACCGTCCTGTTTCTCAAATCTCTGGAAGTGTTGGTACTCGAT is a genomic window containing:
- the LOC116203383 gene encoding LRR receptor-like serine/threonine-protein kinase RPK2 translates to MAGKRLALVTLFGFLALLAAAEDSGTVDKHALLELKSAITEDPLGFLSNWDPNDRDPCAWNGVSCDPFSGRVSALRLSSGGSSGCPEQDPFVKAGDFSLFFPCFGSEGDGNKNQSVKLRGKLSPAVGLLSRLRVLSLGFNGFSGMLPQELGKLRPLEVLDLGFNEFTGPIPVSLQNCTALEVINLSGNLLNGTIPSFFAAFSSAKLISLSFNMFTGPIPLALGGTNCLSLEHLHLPGNLLSGPIPPSLGSCSALRSLILSSNMLQGSIPLALGSLGMLEVLDLARNFLSGAIPAELGSCKQLKLLVLKNNYGPLLSNSALGRQDGEEDEDDFNFFEVELPDAVVKLPELRILWAPNSNLEGSLNPKWESHCKMEMLNLGQNYFTGEFPESISSCKSLYFLDLSSNNFSGLLHGNISVPCMAVFNISRNFLSGGIPEFTYGNCSEKLADLGKRDSDVFSFYASFFYRNALTSIASYLSRAEGVTVLHDFSNNLFIGPIPPLMIAPGSLSAWPFYGFWVQGNNLTGNLSSYSFAACPNLEGLVFNIGNNKITGEIPLVMGSACRSMKLLNMAGNGMTGSFPQTFVHLEGLMNLNLSRNKLQGQVPSYIGQIENLRSLSLSAGNFTGTIPRELSQLTSLEVLELSWNKFSGEIPPDLAKLEHLTVLRLDHNNLSGQIPAGFGKMTSLSVFNVSYNHLSGPIPLNPSLAKCENVQGNPKLPPCHPNSSLPWEWDQRQNTGNVSEQANNSPTESTEDSKSDNNSFSRIEIAAITSASIIFAILILLILLLFCMKRFGSKAVYGQGPERKEVVTCNGIGIELTYENVVRATGGFNIQNCIGSGGFGATYKAEIAPRVVVAVKRLSVGRFQGVQQFSAEIRTLGRVQHPNLVTLIGYHVSESEMFLIYNYLPGGNLEKFIQDRPRRTVGWGMLHKIALDIAKALAYLHDECVPRVLHRDIKPSNILLDNDFNAYLSDFGLARLLGTSETHATTDVAGTFGYVAPEYAMTCRVSDKADVYSYGVVLLELISDKKALDPSFSSYGNGFNIVAWASMLLRQGQASEFFAAGLWESGPHDDLIEVLHLGIKCTGESLSARPSMRQVAQRLKRIQPSPT